TAAGATTTGGATTTGTCCTAATATGATATGTGGTGCCTTTACCCCTTGGTTGCCCATCCAAAGTAGTTCCTCTGATTTATCAAAACAAAGGGAACTAACCCCAAATCGATCACCCCCATCTGCAAGGATACACTGGGTTTGGACATATTCTGATTCCAACCCTAAAGCTGTCGGTGGTTCTGCTGATCCGACTACTGCCAACTGTTAAGAAAATTACTTGTGGCAGATAGTACATGGAAGTCATAGTTAGACTCAATTCATAGTTTATCATGTAATACATTATATGTTTAATGTTGTTTTGTATGTAAGTCCTAATGGGTCTATTTATTAAGGCTGGTCAAGGTTAATTGGTTGAATGTAAGTTTATGGTTAATTGGGGTCATTCAGTAGTGCACAAGTAGCAAATAAACAGTGAAAATTTGAAGCCTTAAAGATATATAAAACATTGTGTTTATTGTTATGGGATTATGCCATCTGACCCACtgtttatcttatttattattgtaataaagcttgcatattaaacaaataaacaatacattttattCTGCATTACAAACACTTACCCCAGTACTGTCGTAATACATCCTTTTTCACACGAAATGGGAAAACTGGTTctcaaaacattaaaattaacaatttttatataggaTACCGGATAGTTTTGAgatgttattcaaattttttaggaaatattaaagttttctattttaaatctGCTTCGGCTTTAGGATATGACTTTGACAGCTGACAAAGAAAAGCAATAACGGAAGTTCGGTATAATATTGATAGCTGACATATGTCACAAACAATTTCACTCTTGCCAATTAGTTCATATAAAGACTTTAAGATTCGTTTTAAATGTATATAGTAGGCTTTTGTTCATcccattttaagaaatattagttttatcttgttataagtaaaacttataattaaccaaacatttgttgattttaaatctggcaaatattatatttgacaGCTGTCAAGTTTGAGACTCAACCGGAAGTAGCAATCTTGCCACATCACATGCCCGACtaatttataaagtatttttcttgATTGATTTGACCaagatttaacttaaaataatacaatttctGCTTCTTTTTCGTGCTGCCttgacttaaatttaaaaaaattgcataaaaattgcgttttttttttagataattggaAACTTGGCAACGCCGATCAGATTCTGAAATGACAAGCGATTTGTTTACCTTTGACATAACCTGAAAAAGTTTAGCTTCCAAACAAATAATAATGTCCGAGtttgaaaggaaaaaaataatatctaataaGAGCAGAAGTTATAATAGAGTTAGTTATTTTCACttcacttaaattattattaaaacctaaatatttcagGATGTTTCTGGAGGCCGAACATACTCCAGCAGCAGAACTGGCCcaattttaactaaagaaaaagaGGTTGTATCAGAACTAAAACAGCCCACGATTCTTCTTAAAAGTAGAGAACCAAATCCGGAAGACGGTACTGCAACTGCAAAGAAAAAACCTGTAAAAGAGCCAGAGTCAGTGACTAATGTCTCGAAGGACCATGAAGGTTTCTAGTGCACATAAGACAATATTTTTAGGGTTATTTCTCTTCATTTTAGGCACACCCACattgaaatttatgaaaaaatcccTGAAATTCATTGAGGACGGTGTAACAAACACTGAGCATTTGCAAGAGTACTTGCAAGAAAATACTGATTTTAAAGTGGTAGGGATTGTAGGCACACAAGGGGTCGGCAAGTCAACTATACTGAACATGCTGACTGAAAGAGAAGTCAGTTTGGTAATTAAATCAGTGATTTTTGACCtaatcaattatttattgcagatCACTGATAAAGTGAAAAACTCTTTATTCAAATGCCACTCTGAACCACTTGAAAATGGCGTGACAATTTTAACCCAAAAACTGGAAGATACCCATCTAAATGACCCGAATATCTTCCCGATTCAGACTGaggaaaatatagaaaattgcAGCAACACCACACAAGGCATAGACATTTATGTATCTCCACACAGGATCATTTTCTTGGATTGTCAGCCCTTCTTATCGGTTTCGATATTAGACGAGTTAATTGAAAGTGAAAATAAACGGACGAATCTTGTAAGCGAGTTCACCCCTTTGGAAAACAGCGGGGAGATTCAGGGGTTGCAGTATACCGCCTTTTTGATGTCTGTCTGCCATATTTTGTTTGTGGTACAGGATTGGTTCTTTGATAGTAATGTTGTGAGGTAAGTGTAGTTTAAGTTCTTTAAAATAGACTTATGCTAGTGTCATGTGAACAGAATAGGATTTTAAGAAATTCTcttgttaaaaaatttgcaaaattgttTACAGTAGTTTATGTGAAGCTACAGTAGTTCTTAACTGCAAGTGCCAAATTAATCTTTCAATTCTTCTTTTTCGTCATACAAACCCCTAGTTCTAAATTGCTTCTCTTTTcagataactcaaaaacaagcaaaaattcaaaattgaaaatttgcataaatgttctatggacaatttcattagacacctatttcagcgttttttgaaaaaactcaataatattgagaaaaaaaaaattttttgaaaaaatcctttttttttccctaaaaatttcacaaaatgcttataactcgaaaactaccaaaaattcaaaattgaaaatttgcataaatgttctatggacaatttcattagacacctatttcagcgttttttggaaaaacttaatgatattgagaaaaaaaaaatattttttgaaaaaatcatttttttttcctaaaaatttcacaaaatgctcataactcgaaaactaccaaaaattcaaaattgaaaatttgcataaatgttctatggacaatttcattagacacctatttcagcgttttttggaaaaactcaATGATAttgagaaaaacaaaatttcaaaaatgtggTTTCTCCTtataaaaatgcctaaaatagtcttttattTTCGCATTTTCTTCACACAAACAtctagttttgtaatttttctcaTATCAAATTACTTCAGATTCTCTATaccaaaaaatgtttcttttatgacatttttgatgcttTAGATTCATTCAAACAGCAGAAATGCTCAAGCCAACAATATCCAATCCGGAGGACGAATATTGCGAGCATTACCCCCATTTGATAATGGTCCACAATAAGGCGCAAATGTCCGACTTTACACCGATGCAATTCAGAATCATGTCGAAGGTAAGCGATTtcctttaattaataaataattcccttaattaaataattttttataaggtaTACGACAACCTCTTTCAAAAAACCAAACTGCAGTTTCACTCTAAACTTGGTTTGGCCACAGGAAGCGTTATGCCCACTTTAAACCCCGAAAACTGCGAGAATCAAGTCAATTTATTTCTCGTACCTGAATATTTGTCCGAGGAAGAAAGTACGTTAcgacattaaattaaaatggtcataaaaaattgttctttGATGTTTTTAGGCCCGATTTACAGAGGGCATCCGCCTCTGGAGGATTTAATTAAGAAGTTAAGGGCCAACGTGTTCGGTGCCACGAAGAATCCTTTGACTCATATTCAGCTCACCGAAAAAACCTGGCTGGTTTATTGCAATAAAGTTTGGGAGACTGTTAAGAAAAGTCCGTTTTTCGTTGAATATACTAAACTGATGCCTTGATTAGGATTAATCGGGTAAATAATAACAGTCgtctttttattgaaatataacaTGAAAATACAAAGTTATGCAAACAGGCGGTATTAAGCTAAACGTGTGCAAAGAAATTTCACCCCGACGTatgaaaaactaagaaatatataactaagtaaaaacttttagttttttatatattatatattaattgattgGGTTTGTTGTCGCAACATCCAGACAAGGGCCGCCGTAATTAAATATCGAAAATACCAGAAACGCACACAAGGATTGTCTTTGATTAAAGTTAAGGAcaattttatttgcatataaaaTTTTCCTTGTAGTATATGATTTTCGTTATAACCCTTGAATAATAAATTCGAGTCGATTATTAATGAATAAGTAGTTtattgcaaaacaaaaattaaccgACAATTTTCCCGTTAACTTGGCAATAGTGACTTGTAGATCTAATAAAATGCGCGAAGTGGTTTGTATAACGTGGTTATAATGAATGGCGACGATTACGTTCAGAAATTTGAACATTATCTTTCGGAAAATActtttatagaaattattaaCAAAGTCAAAACATGTTTTCAtacttacaaaattttttaaaagaatttattgcgCCTAAGACTGTAATTTCTAGTAACCCCTCTATGCCGAGGTTATACGGGTTAACCAACCATACTTATGCGACCGGTAGTCAGTTCTACTAATATTCCAGTGtccattttatcaaaaaatgtctttatttcaaaaataattttttttctcaataccctgtacatttttcaagaaatgctaaaataggtgtcgagttaaatttaatgaagaatgtgtatacgaattttcaaaattctattttgaggggtttttgagttatgaatattttgtgaaaatttttgaaaaaaaattcatttacttcaaaaatcattttttttctcaataccctgtacattttttggaaaaagctgaaataggtgtcgagTTAAATTCCATGAAGAATgtgtatacgaattttcaagtttctattttaattggtttttgagttatgaatattttgtgaaaattttcgaaaaaaaaattcatctacttcaaaaatcattttttttctcaataccctgtacgttttttgaaaaatgctgaaataggtgtcgagTTAAATTTCATGAAGAAtgtgtgtacgaattttcaagtttctattttgagtggtttttgagttatgaatattttgtgaaaattttcgaaaaaaaaattcatctacttcaaaaatcattttttttctcaataccctgtacattttttggaaaaagctgaaataggtcTCAAGttaaatttcatgaaaaatgtgtatacgaattttcaagtttctattttgagtggtttttgagttatgaatattttgtgaaaattttcgaaaaaaaattcatctacttcataaatattttatttttatatcctATATCATCTGACTCTATAATAGCCTCACTGGAAGTTTGTAATTTGTTTACGTCTATCTCAAAAAGAAATAGTAATCCCAGtaggtaatattttaaaatattcttataacTGGGTTTATTGGATCAATAAATGGCTACGTTTTACTTATCGCTCTGTGTCTTtaactcttaataaaaatgtaatcaaTTATATTTGAAGTACTATTTGCACAATTACAGGAGTGTAAGCATGATAAATATGTGGGTGCCATAGTAGACTGTAACATTTACAGATAACATTATTGACTTGGTTAATAGGGCATATAAGAAATGCGATTTATTTGTCAGATCCACTAAGGG
The genomic region above belongs to Anthonomus grandis grandis chromosome 6, icAntGran1.3, whole genome shotgun sequence and contains:
- the LOC126737455 gene encoding nonsense-mediated mRNA decay factor SMG9, translating into MSEFERKKIISNKSRSYNRDVSGGRTYSSSRTGPILTKEKEVVSELKQPTILLKSREPNPEDGTATAKKKPVKEPESVTNVSKDHEGTPTLKFMKKSLKFIEDGVTNTEHLQEYLQENTDFKVVGIVGTQGVGKSTILNMLTEREITDKVKNSLFKCHSEPLENGVTILTQKLEDTHLNDPNIFPIQTEENIENCSNTTQGIDIYVSPHRIIFLDCQPFLSVSILDELIESENKRTNLVSEFTPLENSGEIQGLQYTAFLMSVCHILFVVQDWFFDSNVVRFIQTAEMLKPTISNPEDEYCEHYPHLIMVHNKAQMSDFTPMQFRIMSKVYDNLFQKTKLQFHSKLGLATGSVMPTLNPENCENQVNLFLVPEYLSEEESPIYRGHPPLEDLIKKLRANVFGATKNPLTHIQLTEKTWLVYCNKVWETVKKSPFFVEYTKLMP